From the genome of Papaver somniferum cultivar HN1 chromosome 2, ASM357369v1, whole genome shotgun sequence, one region includes:
- the LOC113346832 gene encoding protein PELOTA 1-like, whose translation MKIVRKNISSDGSGTVKMIPQESDDLWVAYNLVCKGDTVRASTVRKVTRDGSSGRRESERKKLILSVQVDDVKYEKEGSLLRIRGRNVSKNEFVKIGSFHTLEIDLHGKLLLTKELWDSMALDLLKQASDPAASADLAVILMQEGLANLLLVGKSVITAPSKIETSIPRKHGAAIGGYEKALNKFFENVLQAFLRNVDFTVVRCAVIASPGFTNDQFHKYLLLEAERRQLRPIIENKSRFLLAHASSGYRHSLKDVLGDPNVMNLIKDTKAAQEVQSLNDFYKMLSTDADRACYGPKHVEFAHEQMAIETLLITDELFRNSDVQTRKKYVDLVDSVKDSAGTVHIFSSMHVSGEQLTQITGIAAILRFPLPDLEDIEM comes from the coding sequence ATGAAGATAGTGCGTAAAAATATCTCCTCTGATGGTTCTGGTACAGTGAAGATGATTCCACAGGAATCTGATGATCTTTGGGTTGCTTACAATTTGGTGTGCAAGGGAGATACTGTTCGGGCTTCTACAGTAAGGAAAGTCACAAGAGACGGTAGCTCCGGGAGAAGAGAATCTGAACGTAAGAAACTAATTCTGTCAGTTCAAGTTGACGACGTAAAATATGAGAAGGAAGGGTCTCTCCTTCGGATACGCGGAAGAAATGTGTCGAAGAATGAATTTGTGAAGATCGGATCATTCCATACCCTAGAAATTGATTTGCATGGAAAACTTCTTTTAACAAAAGAATTATGGGACTCGATGGCTCTAGATTTACTCAAGCAAGCCTCCGATCCTGCTGCAAGCGCAGACCTTGCTGTAATTTTGATGCAAGAAGGATTAGCAAACCTGTTGCTTGTAGGCAAAAGTGTCATAACAGCTCCTTCTAAGATTGAAACTTCTATACCGCGCAAGCATGGTGCAGCTATTGGTGGTTATGAGAAGGCTTTGAATAAGTTTTTCGAGAATGTTTTACAGGCGTTCCTTAGAAATGTCGATTTTACTGTTGTTCGTTGTGCTGTAATTGCGAGTCCAGGTTTCACAAACGATCAGTTTCATAAATACTTGCTGTTGGAGGCTGAAAGAAGACAATTGAGACCAATTATTGAAAATAAGTCGCGTTTTCTTCTCGCCCATGCATCTTCGGGATACAGGCATAGTTTGAAGGATGTTCTTGGTGACCCCAATGTCATGAATTTGATAAAAGATACAAAAGCAGCACAAGAGGTCCAATCGCTCAACGATTTCTACAAGATGCTTTCAACTGATGCTGATCGAGCCTGTTATGGCCCAAAGCATGTTGAGTTCGCCCATGAACAGATGGCCATTGAAACGCTTCTAATTACTGATGAACTTTTCAGAAACAGcgatgtgcagacaaggaaaaaATATGTGGACTTAGTTGATTCAGTCAAGGACTCAGCTGGTACTGTTCACATATTCTCTTCAATGCATGTGTCTGGGGAACAGTTGACGCAGATTACAGGCATCGCCGCTATTTTACGTTTTCCTCTCCCAGACCTGGAAGACATTGAGATGTAA
- the LOC113346831 gene encoding alpha-1,3-mannosyl-glycoprotein 2-beta-N-acetylglucosaminyltransferase-like isoform X1, protein MARNFCDFRWLLLFAAAAFIYIQMRIFTTQSEYADRLAAAVESENHCSSQVHMLIDQISSQQGRIVSLEDAKMRQDQECGQLRALVQDLEKRGADRLINKLQVPVAAVVIMACNRPDYLERTIESVLKYQQSVASKFPLFVSQDGPNENVKSKALSYKQLSYMQHLDFEEVHTERPGEIIAYYKIASHYKWALDQLFNKHNFYRVIILEDDMEIAPDFFEYFEAAAALLDSDKTIMAVSSWNDNGQKQYVHDPKILYRSDFFPGLGWMLTKSTWDELSPKWPKAYWDDWLRLQENHKGRQFIRPEVCRTYNFGEHGSSMGQFFKQYLEPIKLNDVHVDWKSMDLTYLKEDNYVRYFANLVSNAKPVQGADAVLKAYNIDGDVRVHYKDQPDFERIARQFGIFEEWKDGVPRAAYKGVVVFRFQTARRIFLVGPDSLRQLGIQHA, encoded by the exons ATGGCGAGAAACTTCTGCGATTTTCGTTGGCTTCTAttatttgctgctgctgctttcatCTACATCCAG ATGCGTATATTCACAACACAGTCGGAATATGCTGACCGCTTGGCAGCCGCG GTGGAATCTGAAAACCACTGTTCAAGTCAAGTGCATATGTTGATTGACCAAATAAGTTCACAACAGGGACGAATCGTGTCTCTTGAAG ATGCGAAGATGCGTCAAGACCAAGAGTGCGGACAATTGAGAGCTCTCGTTCAAGATCTTGAAA AAAGAGGTGCGGATAGATTGATTAACAAACTACAG GTACCGGTAGCAGCTGTTGTGATTATGGCATGTAATCGCCCAGATTATCTCGAAAGGACAATTGAGTCCGTCTTAAA ATATCAACAGTCTGTTGCCTCAAAGTTTCCACTTTTCGTATCCCAG GATGGTCCAAATGAAAATGTTAAAAGTAAAGCTTTGAGTTACAAACAGCTAAGCTATATGCAG CATTTGGATTTTGAAGAAGTGCACACGGAAAGGCCTGGAGAGATAATCGCTTACTACAAAATAGCAA GTCACTACAAATGGGCACTGGATCAGTTGTTTAATAAGCATAACTTCTACAGAGTAATCATATTAGAAG ATGACATGGAGATTGCCCCGGACTTTTTTGAGTACTTTGAAGCCGCAGCAGCTTTACTCGATAGTGATAA GACAATTATGGCTGTTTCGTCGTGGAATGACAATGGTCAAAAGCAATATGTGCACGACCCCA AAATTCTGTATCGCTCAGATTTCTTTCCTGGTCTAGGATGGATGTTGACAAAATCGACATGGGATGAACTATCTCCAAAGTGGCCAAAAGC TTACTGGGATGACTGGTTGAGGTTACAAGAGAACCACAAAGGTCGTCAGTTTATTCGCCCGGAAGTGTGCAGAACATACAATTTCGGCGAACAT GGTTCGAGCATGGGACAGTTCTTCAAACAGTATTTGGAGCCTATTAAGCTAAACGATGTCCAT GTTGATTGGAAGTCAATGGACTTGACCTACCTAAAAgag GACAATTACGTTAGGTACTTTGCGAATCTTGTATCAAATGCTAAACCAGTTCAAGGAGCAGATGCTGTTTTAAAGGCATATAACATAGACGGGGATGTACGTGTTCACTACAAAGATCAGCCAGACTTTGAACGGATTGCTCGTCAGTTTGGTATTTTCGAAGAATGGAAG gatGGTGTCCCAAGAGCAGCATATAAAGGAGTGGTGGTTTTCCGCTTCCAAACTGCAAGGCGTATATTCCTTGTCGGTCCTGATTCTCTGAGGCAACTTGGAATTCAACATGCTTAG
- the LOC113346831 gene encoding alpha-1,3-mannosyl-glycoprotein 2-beta-N-acetylglucosaminyltransferase-like isoform X2 has protein sequence MARNFCDFRWLLLFAAAAFIYIQVESENHCSSQVHMLIDQISSQQGRIVSLEDAKMRQDQECGQLRALVQDLEKRGADRLINKLQVPVAAVVIMACNRPDYLERTIESVLKYQQSVASKFPLFVSQDGPNENVKSKALSYKQLSYMQHLDFEEVHTERPGEIIAYYKIASHYKWALDQLFNKHNFYRVIILEDDMEIAPDFFEYFEAAAALLDSDKTIMAVSSWNDNGQKQYVHDPKILYRSDFFPGLGWMLTKSTWDELSPKWPKAYWDDWLRLQENHKGRQFIRPEVCRTYNFGEHGSSMGQFFKQYLEPIKLNDVHVDWKSMDLTYLKEDNYVRYFANLVSNAKPVQGADAVLKAYNIDGDVRVHYKDQPDFERIARQFGIFEEWKDGVPRAAYKGVVVFRFQTARRIFLVGPDSLRQLGIQHA, from the exons ATGGCGAGAAACTTCTGCGATTTTCGTTGGCTTCTAttatttgctgctgctgctttcatCTACATCCAG GTGGAATCTGAAAACCACTGTTCAAGTCAAGTGCATATGTTGATTGACCAAATAAGTTCACAACAGGGACGAATCGTGTCTCTTGAAG ATGCGAAGATGCGTCAAGACCAAGAGTGCGGACAATTGAGAGCTCTCGTTCAAGATCTTGAAA AAAGAGGTGCGGATAGATTGATTAACAAACTACAG GTACCGGTAGCAGCTGTTGTGATTATGGCATGTAATCGCCCAGATTATCTCGAAAGGACAATTGAGTCCGTCTTAAA ATATCAACAGTCTGTTGCCTCAAAGTTTCCACTTTTCGTATCCCAG GATGGTCCAAATGAAAATGTTAAAAGTAAAGCTTTGAGTTACAAACAGCTAAGCTATATGCAG CATTTGGATTTTGAAGAAGTGCACACGGAAAGGCCTGGAGAGATAATCGCTTACTACAAAATAGCAA GTCACTACAAATGGGCACTGGATCAGTTGTTTAATAAGCATAACTTCTACAGAGTAATCATATTAGAAG ATGACATGGAGATTGCCCCGGACTTTTTTGAGTACTTTGAAGCCGCAGCAGCTTTACTCGATAGTGATAA GACAATTATGGCTGTTTCGTCGTGGAATGACAATGGTCAAAAGCAATATGTGCACGACCCCA AAATTCTGTATCGCTCAGATTTCTTTCCTGGTCTAGGATGGATGTTGACAAAATCGACATGGGATGAACTATCTCCAAAGTGGCCAAAAGC TTACTGGGATGACTGGTTGAGGTTACAAGAGAACCACAAAGGTCGTCAGTTTATTCGCCCGGAAGTGTGCAGAACATACAATTTCGGCGAACAT GGTTCGAGCATGGGACAGTTCTTCAAACAGTATTTGGAGCCTATTAAGCTAAACGATGTCCAT GTTGATTGGAAGTCAATGGACTTGACCTACCTAAAAgag GACAATTACGTTAGGTACTTTGCGAATCTTGTATCAAATGCTAAACCAGTTCAAGGAGCAGATGCTGTTTTAAAGGCATATAACATAGACGGGGATGTACGTGTTCACTACAAAGATCAGCCAGACTTTGAACGGATTGCTCGTCAGTTTGGTATTTTCGAAGAATGGAAG gatGGTGTCCCAAGAGCAGCATATAAAGGAGTGGTGGTTTTCCGCTTCCAAACTGCAAGGCGTATATTCCTTGTCGGTCCTGATTCTCTGAGGCAACTTGGAATTCAACATGCTTAG